Proteins encoded in a region of the Stieleria neptunia genome:
- a CDS encoding TolC family protein, whose translation MNRINVMFSLRQGLTMFGRAPTAATHTAPARTPPARAALAQLSIVALSVFAVPGGVAAQSPTPATAQQPTPSLTPDSVADYQTLQQAHQNIDADQLHPANVSFDPGWWQPLVSQPIRPEDPSAGLTLDDTLIRALDHSKQIQVFRDLPLIRETAIIEADAAFDWTAFTEARWDDTTDPIGNSLTAGGDVQFFEDHRLSARAGLRRRTRSGADLELYQRLGFQDNNSQFFVPDPQGTARLNLSFTQPLMRGRGSQYNESLVLLAQIDKNVAEDEVQRQLQSHLLEVARSYWALFLERAVLYQKINSYIRGKDVFDRLNQRREVDARLTQIISAEATLKSRASQLVRARAAVKNAESRLRSLVNDPTLYDVEIIPIDLPVFESLPVELDQSINIAFQKRPELNQAIKNIKAASVRLQMAKHELLPVLDLVTNFYLSGLEGEGQAFDAWANQFDTGRPSYGFGLEYEFPIQNRAANARQRRRQLEIRQLRNQYATTLETVRFEVEVAARECMTSQTELSTKQQAMQARAAQLDALTKRWQQLPGEDVTASLALENLLIAQDALAGAEYEYLQSQLTFKLSIFNLKRATGTLMESRPIEVCPTDVPAEPGAQTDHPERHAGKPQPQADQPPSYISELPPADPPASTIRQDNSNAVDDKQPWYRISGMR comes from the coding sequence ATGAACAGAATCAACGTGATGTTTTCACTTCGTCAAGGATTGACGATGTTCGGTCGTGCGCCCACGGCGGCGACACACACTGCGCCGGCCCGCACGCCGCCGGCTCGTGCCGCCCTGGCACAGCTTTCGATCGTCGCGCTCAGCGTCTTCGCTGTCCCGGGCGGTGTCGCTGCGCAATCCCCAACCCCCGCAACCGCGCAGCAGCCGACTCCTTCGCTGACGCCGGATTCGGTGGCGGACTACCAGACGCTTCAACAGGCCCATCAGAACATCGATGCCGATCAGCTTCATCCGGCCAACGTTTCTTTTGATCCCGGCTGGTGGCAACCCCTGGTTTCTCAACCGATCCGCCCGGAAGATCCGTCGGCGGGGCTGACCTTGGATGACACGTTGATCCGCGCACTGGATCATTCCAAACAGATCCAGGTTTTTCGCGACTTGCCGTTGATCCGCGAGACCGCGATCATCGAAGCCGATGCGGCCTTCGACTGGACCGCGTTCACCGAAGCCCGCTGGGACGACACGACCGACCCGATCGGGAACTCGCTGACCGCCGGTGGCGACGTCCAATTTTTCGAAGACCATCGCTTGAGCGCGCGGGCGGGCTTGCGTCGACGCACACGTTCCGGTGCCGACCTGGAACTGTATCAACGCCTCGGTTTCCAAGACAACAACTCCCAGTTCTTCGTGCCCGATCCGCAAGGCACGGCGCGGTTGAACTTGTCCTTCACGCAGCCGCTGATGCGTGGCCGCGGAAGCCAGTACAACGAAAGCCTGGTGCTGTTGGCCCAGATCGACAAGAACGTCGCCGAAGACGAAGTCCAACGCCAACTTCAGTCCCACCTGCTGGAAGTCGCGCGGTCGTACTGGGCCTTGTTCCTGGAGCGAGCGGTTTTGTACCAGAAGATCAATTCGTACATCCGTGGCAAAGACGTCTTTGACCGGTTGAACCAGCGACGGGAAGTCGACGCACGCCTGACGCAGATCATCAGTGCAGAAGCGACGCTGAAATCTCGCGCCAGCCAATTGGTGCGGGCCCGCGCGGCAGTCAAGAACGCCGAATCGCGACTCCGTTCACTCGTCAACGACCCCACCCTTTACGACGTCGAAATCATTCCGATCGACCTGCCGGTTTTCGAAAGTCTGCCCGTCGAGCTCGATCAATCGATCAACATCGCCTTTCAAAAACGACCGGAACTGAATCAAGCGATCAAGAACATTAAAGCCGCATCGGTGCGTTTGCAAATGGCCAAGCACGAACTGTTGCCGGTGCTGGACCTGGTCACCAATTTCTACCTGAGCGGATTGGAAGGCGAGGGGCAAGCCTTCGACGCTTGGGCCAACCAGTTTGACACCGGACGCCCCAGTTACGGATTTGGGCTGGAGTACGAGTTTCCGATTCAGAACCGCGCCGCCAATGCCCGTCAGCGACGCCGGCAACTGGAAATCCGGCAACTCCGCAACCAGTACGCGACCACTCTGGAAACCGTCCGGTTCGAAGTCGAAGTCGCCGCCCGTGAATGCATGACGTCCCAGACCGAATTGTCGACCAAGCAACAAGCCATGCAGGCCCGCGCCGCCCAGCTCGATGCGTTGACCAAGCGTTGGCAGCAGCTGCCCGGTGAAGACGTCACCGCCAGCCTGGCCCTGGAAAACTTGCTGATCGCACAAGACGCGTTGGCGGGCGCCGAATACGAATACCTGCAATCGCAACTGACCTTCAAACTGTCGATCTTCAACTTGAAACGCGCCACCGGAACGCTGATGGAGTCGCGGCCGATCGAGGTCTGTCCGACCGACGTGCCGGCAGAACCGGGAGCGCAGACAGATCACCCCGAACGGCACGCGGGCAAACCCCAACCGCAAGCCGACCAGCCACCGTCGTATATCAGCGAACTGCCACCCGCGGATCCGCCGGCGTCCACGATCCGCCAAGACAACTCCAACGCCGTCGATGACAAACAACCTTGGTACCGGATCTCAGGCATGCGTTGA
- a CDS encoding sulfatase family protein, translating to MLSNLFRRAVLFSFACVALLHASLSPAADRPNVVLFLADDVSWNDYGCYGNPAARTPNIDALAADGIRFDRAYLTASSCSPSRSSIITGRYPHNNGKAAELHQPISLHLPWFPEILKQSGYYTALSGKHHMKSTAPGQGESPRPDAFDHVDAGRTKGDTSGSANWLSVTRQRPKDQPFFFWFASYDAHRGWDADRQWKPDEYGPKHRPEDVVVPPFLSDDTKTRQDLASYYNEVTRFDHRIGVVVEELRRQGVLDETLIYVLADNGRPFPRAKTRLHDSGMKTALVAHWPQGIQWTGASDQLVSVIDLAPTVLSAAGCQIPETVQGASMLPLFEQASASIRRYAFSEHNWHDYEAFGRSVRHGDHLLIFNQRPYLAWQGPADSVRSDSHQQLRTLRESGQLSDAQADVFLAPRPSVELYNVKTDPHQLDNLAAQPEHAETKTQLMAVLERWMEATGDSVPKKLSPDTFDRETGKPLGKDAIDADGATTPGEDRSADQTNAPGPR from the coding sequence ATGCTATCAAACCTCTTTCGGCGCGCCGTTCTCTTTTCGTTCGCTTGCGTCGCGCTGCTTCACGCCTCGCTGTCGCCGGCCGCAGATCGGCCCAACGTCGTTTTGTTTCTGGCCGACGACGTCAGTTGGAATGACTACGGATGCTATGGCAATCCGGCCGCCCGCACGCCGAACATCGATGCGCTGGCCGCCGATGGCATTCGGTTTGACCGCGCCTACTTGACCGCCAGCAGTTGCAGCCCCTCGCGCAGCAGCATCATCACGGGGCGTTACCCACACAACAACGGCAAGGCCGCGGAGCTGCACCAACCGATCTCGTTGCACTTGCCATGGTTTCCCGAAATTTTGAAACAGTCCGGTTACTACACGGCGTTGTCGGGCAAGCACCACATGAAGTCGACCGCGCCGGGGCAAGGCGAATCGCCGCGGCCGGATGCGTTTGACCACGTCGATGCGGGCAGGACGAAAGGCGACACGAGCGGTTCGGCGAATTGGTTGAGCGTGACGCGTCAGCGCCCCAAAGACCAACCGTTCTTCTTTTGGTTTGCGTCCTACGATGCGCATCGCGGTTGGGACGCCGATCGACAATGGAAGCCGGACGAGTACGGCCCCAAGCACCGCCCCGAGGATGTGGTGGTGCCGCCGTTTTTGTCCGATGACACCAAGACGCGTCAGGACCTGGCGTCGTACTACAACGAAGTCACCCGGTTCGACCATCGCATCGGTGTCGTCGTCGAGGAACTTCGTCGCCAGGGGGTGTTGGACGAGACATTGATCTACGTTTTGGCCGACAACGGGCGGCCGTTCCCGCGCGCCAAAACCCGGTTGCACGATTCCGGAATGAAGACGGCTCTGGTGGCCCATTGGCCGCAGGGGATCCAGTGGACCGGTGCCAGCGATCAACTGGTCAGCGTGATCGACTTGGCGCCGACCGTGCTGTCTGCGGCGGGCTGCCAGATTCCCGAAACGGTGCAAGGTGCATCGATGTTGCCGTTGTTCGAACAAGCCTCGGCCTCGATTCGCCGGTATGCATTTTCGGAGCACAACTGGCATGATTACGAGGCGTTTGGCCGCAGCGTGCGTCACGGCGACCATTTGTTGATCTTTAACCAACGGCCCTACCTGGCATGGCAAGGTCCGGCGGACTCGGTCCGCAGCGATTCGCACCAGCAACTGCGTACCCTGCGAGAGTCGGGGCAGTTGAGCGACGCCCAAGCCGACGTGTTCTTGGCACCGCGTCCGAGCGTGGAACTGTACAACGTGAAAACTGATCCACATCAACTGGATAACTTGGCAGCGCAGCCCGAACACGCCGAAACCAAAACGCAGCTGATGGCGGTACTGGAACGGTGGATGGAGGCGACCGGGGACAGCGTGCCGAAAAAACTCTCCCCGGACACCTTCGATCGCGAAACCGGCAAACCGCTCGGCAAGGATGCGATCGATGCCGACGGCGCGACGACGCCGGGGGAAGACCGTTCGGCCGACCAGACCAACGCGCCGGGGCCAAGGTGA
- a CDS encoding GH116 family glycosyl-hydrolase produces the protein MDLTKPEIPTPSSCSSSCGCEPNVNRRNALKVLGAGATASTLPIGAPVMAGPFAAEDVAGHLIPADKKLASEWIASLTQRGRPEVFSGDQLKYIGMPVGGIGCGQLYLAGDGRLWLWDIFKCNYTRETGHGQRIAAFTLGGHYAHPVAAGEEYTKRNGADVAQGFLIRVTTSAKATTRTLDRQGFPGVTFRGEYPIGKVTYAEQGFPVATKLEAFTPFIPLRTKDSALPATVMAYTVTNTSESSVQVDLGSWMQNATCPYTTDVASGQRRNQVVQADGKVGVLSTVEPTSVSDGTRAGVGIQNKHGYGSTTLTLLHDANEAGLTVSAAASLTDPDSPAGLFEQARDLSQQEEAVRPLGELLVGGLFAGFRLAPGESRTVEFVVTWYFPDYNEKGARRRQMLGIKDFAKLRRHYAPWFDSADGVADYLCKNKQRLLDGTRRWNKTWYDSTLPYWLLDRSFIPLDCVASQAFHWFDSGRPYAWEGVDCCPGTCTHVWHYAQALGRVFPELERAFREKVDFQAGVGFHPQSGIIGHRGEIHASPATDGQAGSILRAYREHQMSADSAFLKRIWPNVKKAVEYLIGEDGDGNGLLEGKQPHTLDASWFGPMGWLSGMYLAALAAGEAMAIEMADTEFAMRCRTMIDRGSERIVTELFDGEYFIHKPDPTVRALNSNKGCHIDQVLGQAWMKQVGLGRVIPKRETVSALHSLWKYNFAPDAGQYALDHIQIEQAFRWYAMPGEAGLVMCTWPKGGATDAIPGDRLRTEENPAVYTGPGGYFNECMNGFEYQVAAHMVYEGNAEDSLVEKGLAIAKAVHERYGANKRNPYNEIECSDHYARSMASYGVFLAVCGFEYHGPQGRIGFAPRVSPSNFKAPFTAAEGWGSFTQKVTDDQQSASIEMYDGKLALKEFALDQVQGTAASRAVIVLDGDEIPAEFRTQQGRYVVRFPQGLDLKAGQTLQVRCVS, from the coding sequence ATGGATTTGACCAAGCCGGAAATCCCAACGCCCTCTAGCTGCTCGTCTTCGTGCGGGTGCGAACCGAACGTCAACCGTCGCAATGCGCTCAAAGTTTTAGGCGCCGGTGCGACGGCCTCGACCCTGCCGATCGGCGCGCCGGTCATGGCCGGCCCGTTCGCGGCGGAGGATGTCGCAGGCCACCTGATTCCCGCCGATAAGAAACTGGCGTCCGAGTGGATCGCCTCGCTGACCCAACGTGGCCGACCCGAGGTGTTCTCCGGTGATCAGCTCAAGTACATCGGCATGCCGGTCGGTGGCATCGGTTGCGGACAGCTTTATCTGGCCGGTGATGGCCGGCTCTGGCTGTGGGACATCTTCAAGTGCAACTACACTCGCGAAACCGGCCACGGGCAACGGATTGCGGCCTTCACACTCGGCGGGCACTACGCACATCCGGTCGCCGCTGGTGAAGAGTACACAAAACGCAACGGCGCCGACGTGGCGCAGGGATTCCTGATTCGCGTCACGACATCCGCCAAGGCAACGACCCGAACGCTCGATCGACAGGGCTTCCCCGGCGTGACGTTCCGCGGGGAATACCCGATCGGCAAGGTGACCTATGCCGAGCAGGGATTTCCCGTTGCGACAAAGCTTGAAGCGTTCACTCCTTTCATTCCGCTGCGCACCAAAGACTCCGCCCTGCCGGCGACGGTGATGGCCTACACCGTGACGAACACGTCAGAGTCCAGCGTGCAGGTCGACCTGGGCAGCTGGATGCAGAACGCGACCTGTCCCTATACGACCGATGTGGCATCGGGGCAGCGAAGGAATCAAGTCGTGCAAGCCGATGGCAAGGTCGGCGTGCTGAGCACGGTGGAACCGACCAGCGTCTCGGATGGAACGCGTGCCGGCGTCGGGATCCAAAACAAACACGGGTACGGATCCACCACGCTGACGCTGTTGCACGACGCAAACGAAGCAGGACTGACCGTCTCGGCCGCCGCGTCGCTGACGGATCCGGACAGCCCCGCGGGGCTGTTTGAACAGGCGCGGGACCTATCGCAGCAGGAAGAAGCGGTCCGCCCGCTGGGCGAGTTGCTCGTGGGCGGGTTGTTTGCCGGATTTCGGTTGGCTCCCGGAGAATCGAGGACGGTGGAGTTTGTCGTCACCTGGTATTTCCCCGACTACAACGAAAAGGGTGCCCGCCGTCGGCAGATGCTGGGGATCAAGGACTTTGCCAAGCTGCGCAGGCACTATGCGCCGTGGTTCGACTCGGCCGATGGCGTTGCCGATTACCTGTGCAAGAACAAGCAACGATTGCTTGACGGCACGCGCCGGTGGAACAAGACCTGGTACGACAGCACGTTGCCGTATTGGTTGCTTGACCGCAGTTTCATTCCGCTCGATTGCGTCGCCAGTCAAGCGTTTCATTGGTTCGACAGCGGCCGACCCTACGCGTGGGAGGGCGTGGACTGCTGTCCGGGAACTTGCACGCACGTCTGGCACTATGCCCAAGCGTTGGGACGGGTGTTCCCCGAGCTGGAGCGTGCCTTTCGCGAGAAGGTGGACTTCCAAGCCGGCGTCGGGTTTCATCCCCAGTCCGGCATCATCGGGCACCGCGGCGAGATCCATGCCAGTCCTGCGACCGATGGGCAAGCCGGCTCGATCCTGCGGGCCTATCGCGAACATCAGATGTCGGCCGACAGTGCCTTCCTGAAACGAATCTGGCCCAACGTCAAAAAGGCGGTCGAGTACTTGATCGGCGAAGACGGCGACGGCAACGGGCTGCTCGAAGGCAAACAGCCGCACACGCTCGATGCTTCGTGGTTCGGACCGATGGGTTGGCTGAGCGGCATGTACCTCGCGGCGTTGGCGGCCGGCGAAGCGATGGCGATCGAGATGGCCGACACGGAGTTTGCCATGCGGTGCCGCACGATGATCGACCGGGGATCCGAGAGAATCGTCACTGAACTATTCGACGGGGAGTACTTCATTCACAAACCCGACCCGACCGTCCGCGCCCTCAATTCCAACAAGGGGTGCCACATCGATCAAGTGCTCGGCCAGGCCTGGATGAAGCAGGTGGGCTTGGGGCGGGTGATACCGAAGCGAGAAACCGTTTCGGCGCTCCACAGCCTGTGGAAGTACAACTTTGCGCCTGACGCCGGCCAGTATGCGCTCGATCACATTCAAATCGAGCAGGCGTTTCGATGGTATGCGATGCCGGGAGAAGCCGGTTTGGTGATGTGCACTTGGCCGAAGGGCGGTGCAACCGACGCCATCCCCGGAGACCGGCTGCGTACGGAAGAGAATCCGGCGGTGTACACCGGACCGGGCGGCTATTTCAACGAATGCATGAACGGCTTTGAGTACCAGGTGGCCGCCCACATGGTCTATGAAGGAAACGCGGAAGACTCGCTGGTCGAAAAGGGGTTGGCCATCGCCAAGGCGGTGCATGAACGCTACGGAGCGAACAAGCGAAACCCCTACAACGAGATCGAATGCAGTGATCACTATGCCCGATCGATGGCCAGCTATGGCGTGTTTCTCGCCGTGTGCGGGTTCGAGTACCACGGCCCCCAGGGACGCATCGGATTTGCCCCGCGCGTGTCGCCCAGCAACTTCAAGGCGCCCTTCACCGCGGCCGAAGGCTGGGGAAGCTTCACCCAGAAAGTGACGGACGATCAGCAATCCGCTTCCATTGAAATGTATGACGGCAAGCTCGCGTTGAAGGAATTTGCGTTGGATCAAGTCCAGGGTACAGCGGCCAGTCGTGCGGTCATCGTTTTGGATGGGGATGAGATTCCGGCGGAATTTCGAACGCAGCAAGGCCGCTATGTGGTCCGCTTCCCGCAGGGCTTGGACCTGAAGGCGGGACAGACGTTGCAAGTGCGTTGTGTTTCGTGA
- a CDS encoding GH116 family glycosyl-hydrolase, giving the protein MNKKSDSFSNPCCGGTGPCGPAPTGRRDFIKTSGLTAAMLMAGRMNVMAGPFANEDFEQIIPSDKKLSKAWIESLYARGEPLRATGADLRFIGMPINGICTGQVYLGGDGRLWYWNLDGNRDAKQIGSGPRFTDPDTIHAPMDQGFALEVDSGGEKRIFTLDSNGFEDVVFTNRYPMAQVTYADAACPVRVELESYTPFIPLNRDDSSYPVIVMR; this is encoded by the coding sequence ATGAACAAGAAATCCGACTCCTTCAGCAACCCCTGTTGCGGTGGCACCGGTCCCTGCGGTCCGGCCCCGACCGGGCGGCGTGATTTCATCAAAACTTCCGGGCTCACCGCAGCGATGCTGATGGCCGGGCGGATGAATGTCATGGCGGGACCGTTTGCCAACGAAGACTTTGAGCAGATCATTCCCTCGGATAAAAAGCTCAGCAAAGCGTGGATCGAAAGTCTGTACGCCCGGGGTGAACCGCTCCGCGCGACCGGCGCGGATTTGAGATTCATCGGCATGCCCATCAACGGCATCTGCACCGGTCAAGTCTATCTGGGCGGTGACGGCCGGCTTTGGTACTGGAATCTGGACGGGAACCGAGACGCCAAACAGATCGGCAGTGGTCCCCGGTTCACCGATCCGGATACCATCCACGCTCCCATGGACCAGGGGTTTGCGTTGGAGGTCGACTCCGGCGGTGAAAAGCGGATCTTCACCCTGGATTCCAACGGCTTTGAAGACGTGGTCTTCACCAATCGGTATCCGATGGCGCAGGTGACGTATGCCGATGCGGCGTGTCCGGTACGCGTCGAACTGGAATCCTACACCCCCTTCATTCCACTCAACCGCGACGATTCCAGCTACCCGGTGATCGTGATGCGTTGA
- a CDS encoding tyrosine-type recombinase/integrase, translating into MSHKKRTCKLTKRLAEDMLIRNMAEATIDAYTYHVRKFADFIEKPLGQATCEDVRTFQLHLIQERKLAYGSFNQAVCALRFYYRHTQPMPWPVTMVPFGKRPKKLPTVLGRQEVDQLIQCTANLKHRTFLMTLYSAGLRFSEAANLRIHDIDSKRMMIRVANGKGNKERLVPLSPRLLKELRLYWLKYKPTDFLFPGKKPGKPYADTTIRKAMKDAGVKAGIKRRIYPHVLRHSYATGLLEAGVDLLTISKLLGHASFITTMVYLHCRREHLHSVPSPLDWLPVKQLPTYTPPQENGEQDDSDKKS; encoded by the coding sequence ATGTCACACAAAAAACGAACTTGCAAGCTCACCAAGCGACTTGCCGAAGACATGTTGATCCGCAACATGGCCGAAGCAACCATCGACGCCTATACCTACCACGTTCGCAAATTCGCCGACTTTATCGAAAAACCGCTCGGCCAGGCAACCTGCGAAGACGTTAGAACCTTCCAGCTCCATTTGATCCAAGAACGAAAGCTTGCCTACGGTTCGTTCAACCAAGCCGTTTGTGCTTTACGGTTTTACTATCGCCACACCCAGCCCATGCCCTGGCCGGTCACGATGGTGCCCTTCGGCAAACGGCCCAAGAAGCTGCCTACCGTGCTCGGCCGACAAGAAGTCGACCAGCTGATTCAATGCACGGCCAATCTGAAACACCGAACCTTTCTGATGACGCTCTACTCCGCAGGGCTTCGATTCTCCGAAGCGGCCAACTTGAGGATCCACGACATCGACTCCAAGCGGATGATGATCCGAGTCGCCAACGGCAAGGGCAACAAGGAACGGTTGGTGCCACTCTCACCGAGACTCTTGAAAGAGCTCAGGCTCTACTGGCTCAAGTACAAGCCGACCGACTTCCTGTTTCCAGGCAAGAAACCGGGGAAGCCCTACGCCGACACCACGATTCGCAAAGCGATGAAGGACGCCGGAGTGAAAGCGGGGATCAAACGCAGGATTTATCCGCATGTCCTGAGGCACTCCTACGCGACAGGACTTCTCGAAGCCGGGGTGGACTTGTTGACGATCAGCAAGCTGCTCGGCCACGCCAGCTTCATCACGACGATGGTTTATCTGCATTGCCGCCGGGAGCACCTGCACAGTGTCCCGAGCCCACTGGACTGGTTGCCGGTCAAGCAACTTCCGACGTACACGCCGCCGCAGGAGAACGGCGAACAGGACGATTCAGACAAGAAAAGCTAA
- a CDS encoding IS91 family transposase, whose product MVAGQATSDVHAAAGERRTGRFRQEKLTVHQLLRRGAERYVNEHRDGAATMTVQSVLAKTTLCRTSALGGRWYQCDDCDRLTKRHNSCGDRHCPQCSGGKRQTFSDRASKLILDGVDYYQVVFTLPDVISTMALANREEIAELLFHSAWKALKKTVETEQQYELAALMVLHTWNQKLDAHWHVHALVPGAGPSLVDGSWTESKAPAAAGYDDDRKYLVDAINLRRSFRKIAVAHLQRLRKNGKLQLDGSVEYLRCDEAWDTMIDQIESKEWVSYIEPPPTESSSGEHVVRYLTRYLTGGPISDHRIIAADDQEVTFWAREGYTTGGESIQVPLTLSTAEFICRWCLHIQPNQLTKTRQFGGWSSTKAVAYQQRCLASLSAVDGAEARMAVMAAVEEAEAELETEPELCCEHCGSESVRLTHEYPKRSWSVILGRDSECSPGWYRESQKLDDIRFWDDAMGEGFSEWYEWYLKSGIESARESPGLDAMTETTAETGMQQLMLF is encoded by the coding sequence CTGGTTGCCGGTCAAGCAACTTCCGACGTACACGCCGCCGCAGGAGAACGGCGAACAGGACGATTCAGACAAGAAAAGCTAACCGTCCACCAACTCCTTCGTCGCGGTGCCGAACGTTACGTCAACGAGCACCGCGACGGTGCAGCGACGATGACGGTCCAAAGTGTCTTGGCCAAAACGACTCTGTGTCGTACGTCTGCACTTGGTGGTCGTTGGTACCAGTGTGATGATTGTGATCGGCTTACGAAACGACACAACTCGTGTGGTGATCGTCACTGCCCGCAATGCAGCGGAGGAAAACGACAGACGTTTTCGGATCGTGCTTCGAAGCTGATCCTTGACGGTGTGGACTACTACCAAGTCGTCTTCACGTTGCCGGACGTGATCTCGACGATGGCGTTGGCGAACCGCGAAGAGATCGCCGAGTTGCTGTTTCACTCGGCTTGGAAAGCTCTCAAGAAGACAGTCGAAACCGAACAGCAATACGAACTGGCCGCCTTGATGGTCCTTCACACCTGGAACCAGAAGCTGGATGCTCACTGGCACGTCCACGCGTTGGTCCCCGGTGCAGGACCGAGCTTGGTCGATGGGAGCTGGACGGAATCAAAGGCTCCGGCGGCCGCAGGATACGACGACGATCGCAAGTACCTTGTCGATGCGATCAATCTCCGGCGGTCGTTTCGCAAAATCGCGGTGGCTCACCTGCAGCGTCTGCGCAAGAACGGCAAACTTCAACTTGACGGCTCAGTTGAGTACCTGCGCTGTGATGAAGCCTGGGACACGATGATCGATCAGATTGAATCGAAGGAATGGGTCAGCTACATCGAGCCCCCGCCGACCGAAAGCAGTAGTGGAGAGCATGTGGTTCGTTACTTGACGCGTTATCTGACCGGTGGGCCGATCAGCGACCATCGAATCATCGCGGCCGATGACCAGGAGGTAACGTTCTGGGCACGTGAAGGATACACGACGGGTGGTGAGTCGATTCAAGTTCCGTTGACTCTTTCGACAGCGGAGTTCATTTGCCGCTGGTGCTTGCACATCCAGCCCAATCAGCTAACCAAAACGCGTCAATTCGGAGGTTGGTCGAGCACGAAAGCGGTGGCGTATCAGCAACGCTGCCTTGCCTCCCTGAGTGCAGTCGACGGTGCGGAGGCTCGCATGGCCGTGATGGCTGCGGTGGAAGAAGCGGAGGCCGAGTTGGAGACCGAGCCGGAGCTATGCTGTGAGCACTGTGGCAGCGAGTCGGTTCGTCTGACGCACGAGTATCCGAAGCGATCCTGGAGCGTGATCTTGGGACGCGATTCGGAGTGTAGCCCAGGTTGGTACCGAGAGAGCCAAAAACTTGATGATATTCGGTTCTGGGACGATGCGATGGGGGAAGGTTTTTCGGAGTGGTACGAGTGGTATCTGAAAAGTGGCATTGAAAGTGCAAGAGAGTCCCCGGGCTTGGACGCCATGACCGAGACGACCGCAGAAACTGGCATGCAGCAACTCATGCTGTTCTAA